Proteins co-encoded in one Spirosoma endbachense genomic window:
- a CDS encoding head-tail connector protein gives MLTARLKQPTVPFEPCIDGATACDWIRIDRDSVADKGQAVSLVQAAMAWAESFSKQPLFARDYYGYGDSFCSAQLHSLNVQTVSAIHYQQETADWVELPTTAYRWQETGEIQFLPAAYSIRGVTRIRVSYRAGYEPAELPADILQVVRLLIGRWYDNRADERKQVPSQAEWMMESYVLPIL, from the coding sequence ATGCTCACTGCCCGCCTGAAACAGCCCACTGTTCCCTTCGAACCATGCATCGACGGCGCTACCGCCTGCGACTGGATTCGGATCGATCGGGACAGTGTGGCCGATAAAGGGCAGGCGGTCAGTCTGGTGCAAGCAGCGATGGCCTGGGCGGAAAGCTTCAGCAAGCAGCCCCTGTTCGCCCGCGATTACTACGGGTATGGGGATAGTTTCTGTTCTGCACAGCTGCACAGTCTGAATGTGCAGACGGTTTCAGCCATTCACTACCAGCAGGAAACAGCCGACTGGGTTGAATTGCCCACCACTGCCTACCGCTGGCAGGAAACGGGGGAGATTCAGTTTCTGCCAGCAGCCTATTCGATTCGGGGTGTCACCCGCATTCGGGTCAGCTACCGGGCAGGCTACGAGCCAGCTGAACTGCCCGCTGATATTTTGCAGGTGGTGAGGCTGTTGATCGGCCGCTGGTATGACAACCGGGCCGATGAGCGCAAACAGGTACCCTCCCAGGCTGAATGGATGATGGAGAGTTACGTTTTACCGATTTTATAA
- a CDS encoding phage head completion protein — protein MAKALQPGDLDRKLSLFTMDAHKNGKGESIGKSESPFVENLPCRKRERGGVETGGDGSGSPAASRETAYGLVDFDIRYRTDLLPTMILKCEGVLYDILNISEMPGPRRQWLTIETQKHD, from the coding sequence ATGGCAAAAGCACTGCAACCGGGCGATCTGGACCGAAAGCTGAGTCTGTTCACGATGGATGCTCATAAAAACGGCAAAGGTGAATCGATTGGCAAATCCGAAAGCCCATTTGTTGAGAACCTCCCTTGCCGCAAACGCGAACGGGGTGGTGTGGAAACGGGTGGCGATGGATCGGGGAGCCCAGCGGCTTCGCGCGAAACGGCCTATGGGCTGGTTGACTTCGATATTCGGTACCGTACTGATTTGTTGCCGACCATGATTCTCAAATGCGAAGGGGTACTATATGATATCCTCAACATCAGTGAGATGCCAGGGCCGCGCCGGCAGTGGTTAACGATCGAAACCCAGAAACATGATTGA
- a CDS encoding tape measure protein: MAGAVNIKLGAVVTDFVAGFRAAGAAAGQLATQLNGNVVASFAAADRQSRQFERGLGRVASGMQSFGRTTSLVSAGITALGVASFHTYGEIDGIQRALKVTAGSAQEATKQFAEFRQLARLPGLGLEEVTQAGLQLETLGFKAQTAEKYVSEVGNAIALGGKGKVEFAQVITQFTQMAGKAKVLGDDLKPIITASPVISKAITDMFGTVDSEQISAKLQAVGRSPKDFINDLVLNLSKLERVEGGPKNALENLGDGLKIAQFQFASAADKAFGLTELIDRIGNAVGSLADRFTALSPTTQKVILTVAGLVAAIGPLALGIGGLLALVPSVVAGSAAITTALGVSIGPILLVGAAIAGVAVLVATNWDYIKTVLTNSGIWQSVKDLVGSAMGFVRSVFTVYVGYIQGVWARFGGFFTTIAKGAFEAVVAVFKFGAGILQGIFSTLTGLLTGNWSQFGNGLLVVAKSIWNLLIDGFKLMAGTIGRTIASIFQLFGATSLADKITAGIDKALSKLDGLKGSIQSVQAVAKAGVSLNVATGNKAGGKTTKDTPKPFDYLNSTLGSKSEIQKAKEELKKLKDAIASGILAGKDVSTLQTQYDLLKNRVDAATDSFKAHKATHESLNPTLTTNERILKRLTQELKQQGLVPNKALQERVALFKQLVADEKELANFKPVNLGDLKPIAVPNASNQRVNSLISSGGVTTPGLNGSTASIGLPGLTEFQQRTSEQLRDAQLKLTEDKQQLRFALADFPNMFGSVKDEMQRVAESDPLNTKGLISSVLSSAQSLSGAISSAKDTLVSGSIDLLASIGEGLGSGKLSFKSIIKSIIDMIADAAITIGKALIVTGLPFLANPLTASLGLKQILTGGAIVLAGGVAKGLAGALLSDNTKGFAKGGLFRSESLIRVGESSRATSGGLGEWVSPVGLGADLISERIMKNLGAPQVNRPDVNSFRAAQPQLVKLSGEARFSGGDLYMALEDFKQTNEYYS; this comes from the coding sequence ATGGCAGGAGCAGTTAATATTAAGCTGGGGGCAGTTGTTACCGACTTTGTCGCCGGGTTTCGGGCCGCTGGCGCTGCGGCCGGTCAATTGGCCACGCAGCTCAATGGTAACGTGGTTGCCAGTTTTGCGGCCGCCGATCGGCAATCCCGTCAGTTCGAGCGGGGCCTGGGCCGGGTGGCCTCCGGTATGCAGAGTTTTGGTCGAACGACTTCGCTGGTATCGGCGGGTATTACCGCGCTGGGAGTTGCCTCGTTTCATACCTACGGCGAGATCGACGGCATTCAGCGGGCGTTGAAAGTTACGGCGGGTTCGGCGCAGGAGGCCACTAAACAGTTCGCCGAATTCCGACAGCTGGCTCGTCTGCCGGGTTTAGGACTGGAAGAGGTTACCCAGGCGGGCCTTCAGCTCGAAACGTTAGGCTTTAAAGCCCAGACCGCCGAGAAATACGTCAGTGAGGTGGGGAACGCCATTGCGCTGGGTGGGAAAGGCAAAGTCGAATTTGCGCAGGTCATTACCCAGTTTACCCAGATGGCGGGGAAAGCCAAAGTGCTGGGGGATGACTTGAAACCCATCATCACGGCTTCGCCCGTCATTTCCAAAGCGATCACCGATATGTTCGGTACCGTCGATTCGGAGCAGATCAGTGCCAAACTGCAAGCGGTGGGTCGGAGTCCGAAAGACTTCATCAATGACCTGGTCCTTAACCTGTCCAAACTGGAACGGGTGGAAGGTGGGCCGAAAAACGCTCTGGAAAACCTCGGTGATGGCCTCAAGATTGCCCAATTCCAGTTTGCATCAGCGGCCGATAAAGCCTTTGGACTGACCGAACTGATCGACCGGATTGGCAATGCCGTCGGTAGTCTGGCCGATCGTTTTACGGCACTTTCGCCCACCACACAAAAAGTAATCCTGACCGTTGCCGGCCTGGTAGCCGCCATTGGTCCACTGGCCCTGGGGATTGGTGGCCTGCTGGCCTTAGTACCTTCCGTAGTCGCCGGATCAGCGGCCATAACGACTGCGCTGGGTGTATCCATTGGCCCCATTTTGCTGGTTGGTGCGGCCATTGCCGGCGTTGCCGTACTCGTAGCCACCAACTGGGATTATATCAAAACGGTTTTAACGAATTCCGGGATCTGGCAATCGGTCAAGGATCTGGTTGGCTCAGCCATGGGCTTTGTCCGGTCAGTATTTACCGTCTATGTCGGCTATATTCAGGGGGTCTGGGCTCGGTTCGGGGGTTTCTTTACCACCATCGCCAAAGGAGCCTTTGAAGCAGTAGTCGCCGTTTTCAAGTTCGGGGCCGGCATTTTACAGGGTATTTTTTCGACGCTTACAGGACTGCTTACAGGTAATTGGAGCCAGTTCGGCAACGGCTTACTGGTTGTTGCTAAATCCATCTGGAACCTGTTGATTGACGGCTTCAAACTCATGGCCGGGACCATCGGTCGCACCATCGCGTCTATTTTTCAGCTGTTTGGCGCTACGAGTCTGGCGGATAAAATTACCGCCGGCATTGATAAGGCACTAAGTAAGCTGGATGGTCTTAAAGGCAGCATTCAATCTGTTCAGGCGGTTGCCAAAGCGGGCGTATCACTCAATGTAGCGACGGGCAATAAAGCGGGGGGCAAAACAACTAAAGATACACCAAAGCCTTTCGATTATTTAAATAGCACGTTAGGCAGTAAGAGTGAAATACAAAAAGCAAAAGAGGAGCTTAAGAAGCTGAAGGATGCCATTGCCAGTGGTATTCTAGCCGGTAAAGACGTATCAACGCTGCAAACGCAGTATGATTTACTAAAAAACCGAGTTGATGCTGCTACGGATTCGTTTAAGGCGCATAAAGCGACGCACGAAAGCTTAAACCCAACGCTAACGACCAATGAACGGATCCTCAAACGGCTCACACAAGAATTAAAACAGCAGGGTCTTGTACCCAATAAAGCGTTGCAGGAGCGGGTTGCGCTGTTTAAGCAATTAGTTGCCGATGAAAAGGAGTTAGCTAATTTCAAACCCGTCAATCTGGGGGACTTAAAGCCGATTGCGGTACCGAATGCTTCTAATCAACGGGTAAACTCCCTTATCAGTAGTGGCGGTGTCACTACGCCTGGATTGAATGGCTCGACGGCCAGTATCGGCCTGCCGGGTCTGACTGAATTCCAGCAGCGAACCAGCGAGCAGCTTCGCGATGCCCAGTTAAAACTGACGGAAGACAAGCAGCAGCTACGGTTTGCCTTAGCCGACTTTCCGAACATGTTCGGCTCGGTCAAGGATGAAATGCAGCGGGTCGCTGAAAGTGATCCACTCAACACAAAGGGGTTAATTTCCTCGGTGCTCTCCTCGGCCCAATCGCTCTCGGGTGCCATTTCCAGTGCCAAAGACACTTTAGTTTCAGGAAGTATTGACCTGCTGGCCAGTATTGGCGAAGGACTGGGATCCGGTAAGCTCAGCTTCAAGTCGATCATTAAAAGCATCATCGACATGATCGCTGATGCGGCTATCACCATCGGTAAGGCGCTTATTGTGACTGGCCTACCCTTTCTGGCCAATCCGCTTACTGCCTCACTGGGACTCAAGCAGATCCTGACCGGTGGTGCCATTGTGCTGGCCGGTGGCGTGGCCAAAGGCCTGGCCGGGGCATTGCTGTCCGATAATACGAAAGGCTTCGCCAAAGGCGGCCTGTTCCGATCGGAAAGTTTGATCCGGGTGGGTGAGTCAAGCCGGGCTACCTCGGGTGGTCTGGGCGAATGGGTGTCGCCCGTTGGCTTAGGGGCTGATTTAATCTCGGAACGTATCATGAAGAACCTGGGCGCTCCCCAGGTCAACCGGCCTGATGTCAATTCATTCAGGGCCGCTCAGCCCCAACTGGTAAAGCTCTCGGGTGAAGCAAGATTTAGTGGAGGGGACCTGTACATGGCTCTTGAGGATTTCAAGCAAACCAACGAATACTATTCGTAA